The stretch of DNA CCCCGATGCTTCCCACCCCATCGCGGGACGGGAGAGGGACATCACCGGTGGGGTGACCCGGAGCGGTGTGTGTCCGAAAAACACCCGGTAACAAAAACACAAGCCCGCGGCTGCCCCAGCGGACGAGGCACCGGCAGCCCCGGGGATACGGGGCCAACACCGGGCTTccagccccgcgccgccccctcGCTCGCAGGGGATGCTGCCCGCATCGCTcctaccccaaatccctcccgcCCCGTCGGAGCGGAGCCCCGGCGGCACCTCCAGCTGCCGGCAGCTCTCGCACGGAGCTGCCCGAGACGGCTCCGGGAGCGCAGCCGACCCCCGGGACGGCCGGGGTCGCCCCGACGGGAGCCCCCCTGTCCCCGACGGGGGGCTCCGCGCAGCCGCCCCCCTACCGTTGTGCTCGTCGTAGCCCCAGTGCAGCATGGCTCCGGCCTCGgggcggctcggctcggcacgacACGGGTCGGGACgagacgggacgggacgggacagCAACAGCGCCCTCGCCGGCACCGCCGCCCGCTTTGAAGGGGCCGGGCGGCGACGCCCCGATGCCCCGCCGCCGATAAGCGGCCCGCAGCGCTCCGCGCCCGCTtagcccggccccagcccctcccGCCCCTCGCCCGGGGCCCCTAAGCccgtgtccctaagcaccacgtccctaagcaccacgtccagcctttccttcagcacccccagggacggtgactccaccacctccatgggcaacccgtcccagtgcctgactgctctttctgggaagaaatgcctcatttccaacctgaacctcccctggcacaacttgaggccattctgtcctgtcctatcactggttatctgCAATCATGATGTAGATAGATCATGGTTGTAGGAAAGACTTCTGCAGCTCTATAAACGTTTCACACGCTCAGCTGACACCCTAACAGTTCAAATGAACTGAACACCAGTCTGTCAGAACCCATCTTCCCGTCCTCTCTCCAGAAGACGTGATGAAGCTCTCTCCTTTCTTACTTTATGCTTTGGGCCTAACTGCAAACCATGAAGCCCCCTTGCATTCAGAGGTAGGCAGGCACCAGGAGGAAGAACACCAGCAGGGCTCATGAAAATGCCTTGCTGCTGGGTGCCATGCAGCCTGCAGGGGTGCCATGGGAGCTCCATCTCCAGCCTCCCCATGAAGGCCAGCCCTGCCCGGCCTGGCCACTGCCTCCTCCGCCACCTGGCTGCCCCATGGGATGGTCCATTAGAGGGCCCTGCCGGGTCACACAGGCttgatttcatatttttttatttcattattttattttatttttttcccttattttattttaattttttcccttattttattttttcttattttattttattattttatttcatcttatttcatttcatttttaaaagttttttttttcactcattttatttcattttattttacttcagttagtttattactttattattttacttaattGTTATTGCGtttttatcttctcttttttcctatctttttattttattttattttattttattttattttattttattttattttattttattttattttattttattttattttattttattccctttATCCCACTTCCCAGCACTCCGTCGCACCCCCGCCACACCCCGCTGGCCCAGCCTCCCTGCTTAATGgagggcggggcggggcggggaggggaatCCCGGCGCCGTGACGTTGGGGCTTCCCCGGCGCGCGCGCGCGCTGTGACGCCATCAGCGCGCCGCCCGTCCTTTGCTCGGTGGGGGCGATGGGGAAGAGCCGGGCGCGGAAGGCGGCGAAGGCGCCGAGCGTCTTCTGCATCGCCCGCGGCGGCGCCGGCAAGGCCCGCGGGAAGGGCCGGGCGCGGCGCGTCACCTCCGGGCTCAGGAAGGTGAGCGGCGGGCGGGCCTCGTGAACCGAGCCCGGGGGGGTTCGGCTGAACGCGGGGGCACCTCGGTGCGGAGGGGCTGGGAGCCTCCCCCTCTGGAGCTACCCGCGCCCCGTCCTGCGCGCCGTGCTCTGGGTGACCCTGCTGGGTGACCCCCGTTCCGGGACCGTTCTGCCATGTTGGCCGCGGTGAGCTCCACAGCGAGCCGGCGGCTCCTCGTTCCCGACACGTGCAGCCGCAGTCGGGCTTAAACAggagctcaaaaaaataaaaaaataaaaaaaaaggcctttgggatttttccaggagaaaaatCTCAGCCACCAAAGCCACCTGACGGGTTGATCTGGCAGCCGGGAACATAAAAACTTCTGGAAATAGGGAGCCCCAGGAGGATTTCACGTTGCTGGCTTCCGATCTCCGCTTAGTCGGGAGGGTTCTGCATAGCGAAGGGAGGGACAGGTTTAAAAACACCTTCATGGAAAGTCAGCAGCTTGTTGGGAGTAAAATTTTATTCTGCGTGTTTGAAGTGGTCTTTAATTCAGTGAGCCGTTGGGGATTTAGTTACCATTAAGCTCAGAATAGGCTTATTCTGTAATAGATTAAAGCCCCTTGTAACTATCCAGACAGCTTTAGACGTGTCCCTAGGATATCAGGCATTAAAACTGACTGGGAAACGCTAACAGGCTCTTACAGGAATCCTAAGCCTTCTGTAAATTGTGttgcccacagccccatccaCTCTAATTTGAGCTAGGAGTTGTCTGCATTTCTTAAGTCACTTTATAGGTTATTATGAATTAAATTACTAATCTAAATTGACTTGTTTTTATCATCCTCATGCTCCTGTTTTCTTAATGATTCTCTTGGTCGCTCACCTAGGAATAAATGGGGTTATTGTTAATGTATACGTGCTCTGAAACGACGACAGCTTTGAAAGCAAAAGGAATATGTGTTTGCTTCTGCCTGTGCATATTGCCGAGAGGTGAATTACCGTGGTAGCTTTTGGAACAGCACTAGGCAGCCTGAAATTTGGGATTGCCTTAAGAAGTGTGAGCATACTTCTGGAACATCTGCAATGTAATATGCCATTATAAGGCTAAGATGCTGTTCAAAGCTTGGTGCTTCAGAAGTAACACGTGCCAGGGCTCAGATCAGCTGAATCTTGCTCTGCTGCAGTGGTGAAAGAGTTCATGCCTCCAGCATCCGCACTGTTCTTCCACCACAGATTATTGTCCTTGGTGCACTGCGCAATGCACCCACATCTTAGCTCTTGGTGTTCAAAAGCAAGCGTTTTTGCTGAAATAACTTATAAAGGAGGACTTGGAGTAATCAGTGAGGTGTCTGGGGACCAGGCAGGCATCCTGTTCTGCTACAGCTGTGGAAATTTCCTTAAATACCATAGCAAAACTTAGTAAATGTTGTTGGCCAAACCAACAGTATGAATGAATAGGAATGTGAGGTGTGATGCTGAAAGGCAAACTAGATAAAGAAATTCAAACTGGTAAAGTCATTTACACATGAAGTAAGGAGCCCTTCCTGGAACTCCAGCTAAGAGGAGCTAAAGGCTGTGTAGAAGGACCCAGCTGCAACCTGGCTTTTGTTGTGTGTCCCCCATTTCTGGGCCAGTACTGGCTCCTTTGCCAACAGAGCAAGTGCAACTGCTTTAGTAATTTTGGATGTATTAGAACGTTAGTAGTACATGATTGGATGATATAATTAGGTTGTAACAAATTCAAGTATAGAAATACTCCTACTAAAAAGCAATTTTGGAAAATATGcttggaatcatagaattgttaaggttggaaaagacctctgagatcctccggtccaaccatcaccgtactaccaatgtcacccactaaaccatgtccctaggcaccacgtccaacctttccttgaacacccccagggaccgtgactcctccacctccttgggcaacctgttccaatgcctgactgctcttcctgggcagaaatgtctcctcatttccaacctaaacctgcCCTGGTGCAATTTGAGGTCATttcctctggtcctatcactagttacctgtgagaagaggccgaccctcAGCTTCCCACACCTTcttttcaggtagctgtagagagcagtaaggtctcccctgtgcctcttctcctccagactaaacatccccagttccctcagccgttcctcataggacttgtgttccaggccttTCTCCAGCttcgtagctcttctctggacatgttccagggcctcgatgtccttcttgtagtgaggggcccaaaactgagcacagtactcgaggtgcggcctcaccagagctgagtacaggggcatgatcacctccctggtcttCCTGGCCACAcaattcctgatacaagccagggtgctgttggccttcttggccacactGTTGGCTCAGGTTCAGATGAGTGTTGAGCAACACCCCcacccagatccttttcctctgcacagctttccagccactctcccccaagcctgtagtgctgcatggggctgctgtggccaaagtgcaggacctggcactttaGCCATGTTAAacctctgcccattgacccatccagtccaggtccctctgcagggccttcatATCCTCCAGCAGATTGATACTTTTCCCCAGACTAATACTGACTGCTTaacaattgttttttgtttttttttttaaaaaaagtgaaatttcacGTCAGTGGAATTGCAGTTTAACACACCAATACATGtaagtttttttcttccctacagATAAACATTGAAAATGCTGACAAAGTAAGCAAGATAAATAAAGCATTTACTGAAATTCAGAAGGAGGTACAGCAGCTATCAAAAGGCCCTGTAGTGGAACCTCAGAAGAATAACCAGGTAATTTCAGTCTGTAAAAATCTGAGGGGGGAAATGAAGGGCAGTATGTGTTCAAAGCATTATATTCTGGCACTAAAACTGCAGGCAATTCTTGCTGTTGCTTTATAGCTATAAACCAAGCTTTATTAAtttaaggttttttgtttgtttgttttttaacgcTGAAATCTGGTTAGCATATTCAAGTCCTATGTAACTACTAAAGGCAATAGAGAAGAAGGTGGGCAACTAAGCTGCAGTGTGCTTCtacaacataaatatttttctcatctaTTAAAAAACAGCTAGAACATCATTTAAAAGTTAATTCCCGCTCCAAACCCTCAAGACCTGTCTCTTTATATTTACTTATGAGAAGTAGCAATATCTGAAACACCAGTTCCTGTACTACAACTCTTGCCTGCAGCACTTGCAGATCAAAACATTTTACTCGCTCTCAGCCTAGTTACAAGGCTGCATGCAGCTTTGAGCATTGACAAGAAATAACTAACCAACTAAATACTGACAGGCTGCTCCTTATGCTGAATTTAAGCTTCTCTTTACAAAATCTTCTTATGCTGATACTTACTGATGCTGCAGGCATGGTTTGGGGGACAGAAAAGGCCATGGGCCAGTATGAAGAACACAGGTGAATCTGTCCTGGCTGTTGGGGAAATAAGAGGGAACTGGACGGGAGATGAGTAGCATTTGCTCTGCCTGGGGTCATCAAGTTTCTGTATGTCTGGAAGTGACAGAATGATTACCAAAAACCtcaaggagaggctgaaagGAGAACGAAGCTCAGGTGACAGTGCTGCCAGCACAGTATGAGGCCAAGCAAGGACATTGGTGCTAGTGGCCCTAGTCCTGCTAGCTTGCAACATATGGCTGCAAACCATGCTATTCCCATGCTAGCAGGGCTCTACATGACATAACACGGTATTTGATCAGTTTCAAAATTATGCTAATGAAAGTATTCCCTGAACTAAAAGCTGTGCCTCCTTCCATTTGGTCATGTACATTACTGGCATGATGCTTTGCCTTTCTCTGGCAGCATGAACTACTTCCTGCTTATCTATCAAGTGTAGTGaagcctgtagttccccaaaTTACTGAATTATATGACTGCAAAATTAGCCTAAGTTAAATATAATAAAGACAAGCTCATCATCTAGGTAGTATCTTTTTTCCAAACAGTAAAAGTAAGTCACTTTCTACTTTacactgaaacttttttttcaggtttctaCACAACCAGAAGGTGAACCAGCAAACGTGGATGATGCCACAAGCCTATTATCACAGCTGTAATGAATAACAAAGGGGTTCCAAGAACTGAAGATCACACAGGCTTTGTTTGtacaattttattaaaaaaaaaatcttgttaatATACAAGTATTGGCACACTTTAATACAAACTACAAACAGACCTTTCCTATCATCTAGGAAAGTGGAATGTCAGAAGTCAGTGTGAGAAACTTAAAGTGCTAAAACAGAAGGCACTTCACAAAATTGGTTCACTGAAACAATTAAGCATAAATCAAGTTGATATCCTTCACTTTTCAGCTTGGCAGTGAAAGCTTCAAAATTGTTTGAAAGGTCAAAAAGATATAGAAAGCTTCTTGGCAGTAAAGCTTCAAAGAAAATGCTGATAACCGTGAGCAAAGcctaatcatttaaaaaaaaatgatcaaaagGCTATAAAGCATTTTCACTTTCCTTACAAAAGAAAACTCCAAATCATTGGATTACACAAAAGACACTCAGATGAAAAAATGTGTCATAATTCTGAAAAAAGCCCTTTTTTCTGGTGGTTGAATTTGTTTTGTGAAGTAATTAAGGGAAGCAAAAGGAAATATACTCCCAGAGTCAGTGAACTAAGAAGTTATACATTCATTATTCAAATACTTAGGTTATGAAGAAGTCTAGAATGTTATAGTTAGAGGTAGATAAGTAGTCTGGTTGACACAATATCTAATAATTTAGTATCTGCACATCAAAGAGATCACAGACTCCTTCATTATCATCCAGGTTAAAGTTGTAGTCATCTCCGGGAGTAGGAGAGAGTCGTAAGAGAGGAAAAACTGTAAAGCAGGAATAGTttagtttaaattaaaacacttgGAATATCAGCCCTAGCTCCTAATTCAGTATGTCTGTCATCAGCAGTGCCAGGGTTAGTCTTAGGTAAAATACTGTCTTGATAGTCTGACAAGTATGCTAGGATACATACTGTGAATACCTGTACTGCCTTCAAACAGGTGCAACAAGTGACATGTCCACATCTTTTTCCTTAGTATTTTACATAAATTTGCTGGGGTGGAATGATAGCTGTGGAATATGGACATAATCTCTGCTTTTGCAGCAAAGGAGCTCCTGAGCAGATTTTGAAATCTTACcaactttccatcatttatatTTACACTTCCTTCTTCCTGTTACAGTACTGTATGTATCAATCTtcaagtatttattattttaggtACATAAACTACCATTTTCCCTATTGTACAGATGAAAAATGGAGGCTGTCCATTTCTCTGTGCACTGCATTTCATGCATGGGCTTGAGGCCATTTTTAGGGAATGCAAGAGAAGCCTTAGCCCTCATTCTGTACTACAGCAACACTAATCTAATGCAAATGAGCTGGGAATGTGCTATGTGCTCTAAAAGAGgagattatttctattttagctGTGTATTTTATTGGTACGTCCACATAATCCACTCTTCCCTCGTGAATCTTATAATTGCATGGTTCTTTCTAGATAAGCCGCAGATTTGTCTTTTGAAGGGCAGATATTAACACAGGCTGCTCACAGAGCAGCGTAGTTATCGGGAGAGAGGAACAAAGCCAGCTGAGTTCACCTCTGTCTGGCAGCCTGCAGTCTGTGAGATACAGCACGGAGGGAGGCATGGAACAAATGAAATTACTAGCTGTGGCTCAGTTCTGCATTCATATGGCCATGAAGATGCAAGACCAAAAAAGGGTTAGATTTGTTCTGCCAGTGTACCAGACCTGGCCACACATGCAGGCATATAAATATCTTCTGAAATACCTGATCAAAGCTCCTGGAAGAAGCCTGAGGAAGATTAgtattaagctttttttttttttttttttaaaggcagcacTCTAGTCATCAACCTGTTCTTTCTTTGTTCCAGAATTAAGTACTGCTGGGTTACTCATGCATGTAAGTACTTGCTGGATTAAGACTTTCAGATTTTGACTGTTAAATCAAACTGCTGCAGGGAATGGATAGGGGTGCAAAGACAAGAATGACAAGGATAGAGAAGGCAGTACAGGAGAAAGTAGTAGTTTCATACTGACTCTTGGCATGAGACTTAACAGACACCTCCTAAGAGTGCTGTTCATACAAAAGACATGCTACTACTTTTTTAATAGCCTCAAGTAAAGATACTAAATACTTACCATCAGAAGACATAAGTTCATCAATAATATCCCCACTGATATTTCCTGTGAAAACAGGAACATGCATTATGGAAGTCAACAGATTCTCCACATTATAACACTGAATTCCAAAAGTACAGTGTGGCTCATGTGCACACTGTAGAAGCTGTGGAGACAGCATGCCATGTATACGTAAAATATCTTTGTATCCCCcagtttttcctaataaataTCTCCTGTTCTCCTCATGCTGTATAGTTGATCCCTTATAGCCCTAAAGCCATGTGCAATATGTAGCATATTTGATAGCAGCAGAAAATGAGCTTGCTACTTAGACCTGGCTCAATGGCTTcattagaataataataataaaaaaggcctGTCAGCTCTGTGGGAAAAGTGCTAATCTTTCCCTCTGTGCAACTCATTGGCaacttggtaaaaaaaaaaaaaaaaggctcaagaaacaataaaaacGTTGAAATATCAACTCTTTCTTCCTACCTGTGGGCTCATCCATCTTTGCTATGTCAAATGAGTTTGGCTTGAGAATACAGTTAACGTCCAAAGGGAGCAAACCCTGATAGTCATTTGAGCTAGCTGTAGCTTGGGCGACATCTCCTGAAAGGCTGGGGTACAACACTGCATCTGGAAGGCTGGAATAAGGAGTTGCTGGAGTTGTACTGTTCTGCTGCAAACTGCTTTCTACAAAGACAGGAAGGAACATTATATAGTCTGTTgtggtaaaattaaaaaaaaaaaaagcacacaaagcaCCTACACCTGGCTTTATCTCTTGAGAAGAACACTGCCAAGGTCTGGGACGAGGTGAGAGGAGTCTGTCTACTCCCCATTCCAAACTCAAAGGCACAATTTAATCAGGACCCCTCAGAACTGTAGTCTGTAATACCGACAgcattttcttaaatacatgtatttccttATTACCCTACTACTGATATGAAAGAAGACCTGATAGGGAGCCTCTCACTGTGGCTATGTGGAAGTAGGTAAGTGACCTCGTAGCACAAAAGCTGGAACTGGTGCCTATATTATGTTTCATTAAAAGGTACATAAACTCCATCAGAGGCTGGCCATTTTGTTCCACACTGCATTCTGGAAAAGCATCTCAGATTAACAAACAGGATCACATTCAAAACCTCTTAGGTATAAGATGATAAGCTACAAGGGGAGAATCTATTTCACTGGATAGAGGACAGAAGAGAAAGGCTTTTCCGTGAACCTCCTGAAAGCTGTTAGTAAGCCCTTGGGCTGATTTCTTAACAGACACCTACGCTTCTATGCAAATCATAGATCTGCCTTTCCTTTATCTGTCAGCTTTTCTAACAATTCTTTTCCTACCCCCAGTCCTCCCTCACCCATCTTAAGTGGAAAAAACCCACCTGATGGCGTGTCCACAACTGACGTTTGTGGCAACTGTTGTCCCTGGTTAAGACCATGTTGTTCTGGTGGATTTTGAGTAGCTGTAGTAGGTTTAAGGGGAGTCActggagctgcaggctgagATGGGGTCTGTGCAAGATCATCGGGTGGAGGAACTGGAAACACCACGGGCTTGGAGGAGCTTGATTCTTTATTTATAAGCAGTACATGAATAGGTCCTGAATTGCTCTTAAGATTGATCTGGTATTTCTTCTGTCCGTTCTGTCCCTGAAGAGGTGGTGCATTAAGAAAGTTAAAATTCCTTTAGAACGTCAAACTGTACAAAAATACAACAGTAACTGCACAGACTTATTTCTCATAGTAACTAATGAAGATGTTTGAATAGAATTCTCAGATTGATGCACCTTTTACCTCCAGAAGATTGTGCTCTTCTAGTTAAAACACTAGGAAGAACCAATAATTGGCATAAACTTATCAGATCATATAgagacatgaaaaacaaaaatattaaaaaaaaaatacaaatgatcTAACAGGAAACAGATTACAAACCTGCTATGCATTTACTTGGCCACAGCACAGATACAGAAGACACAGATATACTATCTTTCAAAGTGTTTAGGTTATGAATTCAAGTTACATGAAACTTGTAGCAAGACTGCAGCTTATCAGTaacaaaacagataaataatGATTTCTGTGCATTTAAATTTCTTCCTCTTACAAGGAGTTTCAGAATGATCTTTTCTGGGACCGACCATCCCACAACAGTTAAATATCTCACTCAAACCAAGTACGACACTGGATCGTAAGTCAGCAGAAACAATTCTTAGCTAATTTGCTAGGCTTCTTTTTGGTAAGTTATCCTAGCACTTTAGCTAGGAGTATTCCTGTAGTACAGTCTCTGTGAGACCACTGGCTCACAGTGGCTAATCCAGCAAGCGGGTTTTCAGCAAGTATGttcaagaaaaaacaaggaTGAGAAAAGTGGAAAAGGTGCCTGGGCAGAGAGGACCCAAAGCAAAACTATCCAATTTCAAGTTGTCAGTGGAAGACTAAAATCAGCTGTTCTTGTCCTCAACAAATAGCCAAAACAGATGCATCACAACTGCTTTGGTCACACAGAGAACCACACCATTGCTTTAACAGTTTTCAGCACAGACGGACAAAGATCCAGTACCACTTGACCAGCTTCACAGTCCTAGCTTTGGATGTTGTTATGATACCAGACTGTGTTTAGCCTTACTAAAAATAGCTTCTAAAACTTATCTTGTGAACTTCTTCTACAAGTATAGTGGCTATCATGCTTCATTCAACGCTCTCTCCCGACTATGTAAGATACCAACCCTATTTAAAACTAAGCCTTACAGTAAAAATGATTAGAAGATGGATAGAAGTAAGTAGTTTGGCTTTCTACTCTAATCCTGCTCATTAAAGCCCTCAGGCTAAAAAGAAATCTGCAGTCTGTGTTTCCCTACCACGTGACTGAACACAACCGACATCTACACTAAAACTACAACTAAACCTAAAAGGCTTTTCTGTAACAGACATGATTTAGCAATACAATAAATGTTAAATTTGACAAACAAAAGTCACTGCTAATTAGTTCTGAAGGGAATTCATAACAATTATACACAATTTGGAAAGCTGCAATTTTTAAGAGAGAAGAGAGGGccaaaaaaacactattatGACTTGTTTTCGGTATGAGACGAGTTACCATTACTCTTTCTTTTGTACACCTGGTATAggtgtacaaaaaaaaacactttttcccaCCCAACCCCTCCATTCTCAACTAAGACAaacttatatatacatatatgtatttttctctcatACAGAGAGAAATGCTCAGCTCTAGTGTAGCTCTTCTTCTCCACTGTCTTTCTAGAATACTTAGGTAAACAAGAAATCAGTACATACCATTTCGGGTATAGGTACTTCTAACTGTGTACCACAAGGTGCTTGAATTGCTAGAAGTGTGTCTCCTGGTTAAATAGCAATTTTTAAGAAAGTGTTAACTGTGCATATTTTTCGTACATCTTGCATGGTATCTACTTAAATGAGATAGGAAAATTCTCTAAGGCCTCTTAAAAGACTGCATAATTCCAGCATAAATAAACTTGTGATGGGACTTGCATAGTCTCTAGAAGTTTCAAGATCCAATATTTAACTAGCTTCCTTTTCAGCTACACCAACTCTCTGATACAGCATACTTTATGGCTTTGAAGAGAACCTACGCAGGAAAGCAATAAATTGTTCTAATGATTGTCTTCAGTGCCAACATTTCCAAGTGTCTAAGCTCAAAACTTCTGCAGCATATACAACTCAGATATAACAGTTGACTGTAAAACTCACTAGTGGCGTACTATGTGCACTAAAACTTATTGGTTAAAGTTAGGAGATCACAATTACATCAACAGTACTTGCACAACATGCCTTATCTGCACATCAATTCCTCTTCATCCATAACTTGGAATAATGCTCCTTTGCTACCTGAGATATATTTACATGAAGTACAATGTGACTGGTATACTAAATGCCTCCTCCATATTTTGCAGTAACTAACTCTTTTCCACAACATCTTCTTTTTGTTAAACTCCACAGCAGTCTAAGCtcgcatttttattttttttttaattcaaaaacaaaCCCAACCTTCCTTATGGCAAAAAGATGATTTTGAGCACAGCTGGAGGCTGAGCAACAGTCTTCCATTGAGTAACTCAGGATCAGGAAAGGATGTCCAGGGCAAAAATTTCTGCCAGCAAATCTTGGCAACTTGTTCAAACTTCCCATACGGAAAGAATCTTTTTGATTTAGCCAAGTCCCATCTTTGAACTTCAGCTGGCTCCATTTGTATAATATCAAGAATTACCTCTGATCGAAGCTGTCACCAGAAACTTTTATGAAATCTGGTGAATTGGGTCATGGTTCTCCCTGGTTCTGTTAGAGCTAGAGGCAAGCTATTACAAAGTATGAATACAGAAGACGACCAAAAAGGGTACTCTGAAAACAGCTGAACTTCTATTCCATCCATTCTGTGACTACAACTAGAAAATGCCAGAACTCATTAGTTGTGAAGACTGTGAGAGGCATCTACTTACTACTGATCACTACTGAATACTTATTCTAAATTCAAAATACTCGCAGGGAAAAAGCAGGTTAGCAAGTTAGCTTTCAAGAGGAAGATCAGAAAATCCCTCACTTTAAGAAATACAGCTTTTAGAAACAACTCACCATTGAAGCAGTTACAGATATCTTCATGGGTGAcatatgaaaatgtaatttatgtCAAGGAACATTTTTCTAATGCATGAAATGCATGATTTCTTACCCTTTAAAAGAAGTTTGTCCAAACTGAGCCTAAACTATAAACTTACTACTGGTACTTAGAGGTGTAATCAAGGCATGATTTATGATGTTCAGAatagctatttaaaaaataacaccGTTCcatactgtaaaaaataaaaatctatatacgtaaaaaaaataccagaagaAAAGAATCTGAGTAGCTTGAATCAAGAGattctttttaaacagagaaCATGTAAAATCTTGTTTTTAAGAATACCATTTACCTCATCAACTTGACACTATAGAATTCAACAATGTACTGGGATGTCCCAAAATCACATAAAAATATGCCGGAAGGGACGTGAGAGTTCACCCTGCCCCAAGGTAGGATCAACTATTAAGACATTCCAGACAGATGTTTGACTCTCCTGTTCTGGAAAACTTCCAGTGATAGATGATAttccatcacctccctggggGATCAATTCCTGTGTTAGCTCTCCCAGTAATAAGTTTCTCCTCATATCTTACTTAAATCTCATTTCTTATAAAATCCATTTTATAGGTAGAGTTTCTACAGAGCAACTGCAAGTAACCCTGAGTATTTAGCAGTGGTACAATCAATAAGAAGGGCATTTTCCTGTTCCAAATCTCAATACTTGGTCAATATTTTATAAGACAGATAATCACATAATTACAAGCAATGTAGGCAGACCTCTCTGCTTACTGAGTATTTACACACAGGATAGTTTTCCAGTTCTAAACCAAACAAGCTTCGGGACTTTGTTATTTCAATTTATCTTTGGATGATAGCTTAATCTTTTCAAGAGAAGGaagtaacagggaaaaaaaaagattcacatATTCGCTAAGAAATATAAATCCAAGTGCGTGAAGGCAATACAATTCATTTTAAACCAGAATTATACTGTGGGCTTAAAAACTGTTGCCATATACAC from Anas platyrhynchos isolate ZD024472 breed Pekin duck chromosome 2, IASCAAS_PekinDuck_T2T, whole genome shotgun sequence encodes:
- the E2F5 gene encoding transcription factor E2F5 isoform X1; amino-acid sequence: MAAAAEAGGGGSSSRHEKSLGLLTTKFVSLLQEAKDGVLDLKAAADTLAVRQKRRIYDITNVLEGIDLIEKKSKNSIQWKGVGAGCNTKEVIDRLRYLESEIEDLELKEKELDQQKLWLQQSIKNVMDDSTNHQFSYVTHEDICNCFNGDTLLAIQAPCGTQLEVPIPEMGQNGQKKYQINLKSNSGPIHVLLINKESSSSKPVVFPVPPPDDLAQTPSQPAAPVTPLKPTTATQNPPEQHGLNQGQQLPQTSVVDTPSESSLQQNSTTPATPYSSLPDAVLYPSLSGDVAQATASSNDYQGLLPLDVNCILKPNSFDIAKMDEPTGNISGDIIDELMSSDVFPLLRLSPTPGDDYNFNLDDNEGVCDLFDVQILNY
- the RBIS gene encoding ribosomal biogenesis factor produces the protein MGKSRARKAAKAPSVFCIARGGAGKARGKGRARRVTSGLRKINIENADKVSKINKAFTEIQKEVQQLSKGPVVEPQKNNQVSTQPEGEPANVDDATSLLSQL
- the E2F5 gene encoding transcription factor E2F5 isoform X2; translated protein: MDDSTNHQFSYVTHEDICNCFNGDTLLAIQAPCGTQLEVPIPEMGQNGQKKYQINLKSNSGPIHVLLINKESSSSKPVVFPVPPPDDLAQTPSQPAAPVTPLKPTTATQNPPEQHGLNQGQQLPQTSVVDTPSESSLQQNSTTPATPYSSLPDAVLYPSLSGDVAQATASSNDYQGLLPLDVNCILKPNSFDIAKMDEPTGNISGDIIDELMSSDVFPLLRLSPTPGDDYNFNLDDNEGVCDLFDVQILNY